A genomic segment from Ovis aries strain OAR_USU_Benz2616 breed Rambouillet chromosome 26, ARS-UI_Ramb_v3.0, whole genome shotgun sequence encodes:
- the LOC121818017 gene encoding collagen alpha-1(I) chain-like, whose protein sequence is MSGTFQPKRQAPLVARLVGQWGKDSKKRKNSLCTSPAPREPPAMPAAQGGGPGCRGGPRGSAGQSKGRWGRTGESLRTPSGTSLPSAVPGPGGPSHPLPVAPRDGRSGGSAARPWPPASQARAAPSTGPGTPWEREVAGSAGRKRGHWAGTASPRSVRPGARGAGRGPGSSPPAPAAPPPSWLWLGCARRSPIGGGNDGDYGAPGAVSSEAVAAGTAQGLVAPRFRLQRPGSPRAAPSTSRPGAGQDPTLHRAVSPRCPPSPPGGPPLSRAVPTLGPRAQLPSASWARLAAACPWGPTPTSQVLAAPSTRCLPAPGVRSPRRGPRRARAGLSRTCKNAGGGRAASRAPAPAPVGARASSRGPATPACPASAPRAPGPGSARSAAAAAGPGTHHVLEAAPGAGGSEKRAAAGTRAGGRPQPGAGSACSGARRRAPAPGRPPRAVAARLTLSRAVRARGQPAGRAGGAGCGPDPSHRVQPEFESNSSATAQRETGSRWRGPRQRPGSFVS, encoded by the coding sequence ATGTCAGGCACGTTCCAACCCAAGCGACAAGCACCGCTGGTGGCCCGTCTGGTCGGTCAGTGGGGCAAAGactccaagaaaagaaagaactcgCTGTGCACCAGCCCGGCACCCCGCGAGCCCCCAGCAATGCCGGCTGCACAAGGAGGGGGGCCGGGGTGTCGCGGAGGGCCCCGGGGGTCCGCAGGGCAGTCGAAGGGGCGATGGGGGCGAACCGGCGAGAGCCTCCGCACACCCTCCGGCACGTCCCTCCCCTCCGCGGTCCCAGGTCCGGGAGGGCCCTCCCACCCGCTTCCTGTGGCGCCCAGAGACGGACGCTCCGGAGGCAGCGCGGCCCGGCCATGGCCGCCCGCGAGCCAGGCCCGCGCGGCGCCGAGCACAGGCCCAGGCACTCCTTGGGAGCGGGAAGTGGCCGGCTCTGCCGGCCGCAAACGTGGCCACTGGGCCGGGACCGCCTCCCCAAGGAGCGTCCGGCctggggcgcggggcgcggggcgcgggcccGGCTCCTCCCCGCCGGCCCCGGCTGCTCCGCCCCCGAGCTGGCTCTGGCTGGGCTGCGCTCGCCGAAGCCCGATCGGCGGCGGGAACGACGGAGACTACGGCGCCCCTGGGGCTGTGTCCTCGGAGGCGGTCGCCGCGGGCACGGCGCAGGGGCTGGTCGCCCCCCGCTTCCGGCTGCAGCGCCCGGGGAGTCCCCGCGCCGCCCCCTCCACTAGCCGCCCCGGAGCCGGGCAGGACCCCACACTCCACCGGGCCGTCTCCCCGCGCTGCCCACCGTCCCCGCCCGGGGGGCCACCCCTGTCCCGGGCAGTGCCCACTCTCGGACCCCGGGCCCAATTACCCTCCGCCTCCTGGGCCCGTCTAGCCGCTGCCTGCCCCTGGGGGCCCACCCCTACCTCGCAGGTCCTCGCCGCGCCCTCCACCCGGTGCCTGCCCGCGCCCGGGGTGCGGAGCCCTCGCCGGGGTCCCCGACGCGCGCGCGCCGGCCTCTCCCGCACCTGTAAGAACGCCGGGGGCGGGCGGGCTGCCTCCCGCGCACCTGCGCCAGCGCCCGTGGGGGCCCGCGCGTCTTCCCGGGGCCCAGCGACGCCAGCCTGCCCAGCGAGTGCCCCccgcgcccccggccccggcAGCGCGCGCTCGGCCGCCGCGGCGGCGGGGCCCGGCACTCACCACGTCCTGGAGGCCGCGCCGGGCGCCGGCGGGTCTGAGAAGCGCGCCGCGGCGGGGACGCGGGCGGGAGGGCGGCCGCAGCCCGGAGCCGGGAGCGCGTGCTCGGGAGCGCGCCGGCGCGCCCCGGCCCCCGGCCGCCCGCCCCGAGCCGTCGCCGCTCGCTTAACCCTTTCCAGGGCTGTGAGGGCCCGCGGCCAGCCGGCTGGACGCGCAGGAGGCGCGGGCTGCGGCCCGGACCCCTCGCACCGCGTACAGCCTGAGTTTGAATCCAACAGCTCCGCCACCGCCCAGCGAGAAACAGGTTCCCGCTGGCGCGGTCCCCGCCAAAGACCAGGCTCTTTTGTGTCCTAG